The following are encoded together in the Streptomyces sp. NBC_00341 genome:
- a CDS encoding SCO1860 family LAETG-anchored protein yields the protein MNSNTFRLAALAIAAAPVALLVAVPAQAATATTATTTGEGKAGAVVLRTALDVSLLNKTIDVPLRTTLNEVHAPATAKETALSVRLDGVDRGQPFNVLRADVATANATVDKHRAEGYTNIAKARLHLPGLPLLSLIEVEQITTKAVCEVGHRPVAEANVLGHVKVLGQRVTLTTGGTTRVNVPGVGDVTLDLAKTHTTSRTAAATALQLKVSVNPLKLNVADVQGEVTLAEATCETPKAPKPGGSTGGSSDGGSSDGGSSDGGSSDGGSGNGGSTDGGSGNGGSTDGGSSTHGSNGSGGSGGSGNGGSTAGDSGGGVKTQTGTGSAPAATDGDLAETGSSSTTPYIAGGAALLLAAGAGAMVVARRRAQN from the coding sequence CACTGCTGGTCGCCGTCCCGGCGCAGGCCGCCACCGCGACCACCGCCACGACCACCGGCGAGGGGAAGGCCGGCGCGGTAGTGCTCCGTACCGCACTTGACGTCTCGCTCCTGAACAAGACGATCGATGTGCCGCTCAGGACCACGCTCAACGAGGTGCACGCGCCGGCCACCGCGAAGGAGACCGCGCTCAGCGTGCGGCTCGACGGCGTGGACCGGGGGCAGCCCTTCAACGTGCTGCGCGCCGATGTCGCCACGGCGAACGCGACCGTCGACAAGCACCGCGCCGAGGGCTACACCAACATCGCCAAGGCCCGGCTCCACCTGCCCGGTCTGCCGCTGCTCTCGCTGATCGAGGTGGAGCAGATCACCACCAAGGCGGTCTGCGAAGTGGGCCACCGGCCGGTGGCGGAGGCGAACGTGCTGGGGCATGTGAAGGTCCTCGGCCAGCGCGTCACCCTCACCACCGGAGGTACCACCCGGGTCAATGTGCCGGGTGTCGGTGACGTGACCCTCGACCTGGCGAAGACGCACACCACCTCGCGCACCGCGGCGGCCACGGCGCTCCAGCTGAAGGTCTCGGTGAACCCGCTCAAGCTGAACGTCGCCGATGTGCAGGGCGAGGTGACGCTCGCGGAGGCCACCTGCGAGACCCCGAAGGCGCCCAAGCCGGGCGGCTCCACCGGCGGTTCGTCGGACGGCGGTTCATCGGACGGCGGTTCGTCCGACGGCGGCTCCAGTGACGGTGGTTCCGGCAACGGCGGTTCGACCGACGGTGGTTCCGGCAACGGTGGCTCGACCGACGGCGGCTCCAGCACCCACGGCTCCAACGGCTCGGGCGGTTCCGGCGGCTCCGGCAACGGGGGATCGACCGCCGGTGACTCCGGCGGCGGTGTGAAGACGCAGACCGGCACCGGCAGCGCACCCGCCGCCACCGACGGCGACCTCGCGGAGACGGGCTCCAGCTCCACCACGCCGTACATCGCGGGCGGCGCGGCACTGCTGCTGGCGGCGGGCGCGGGCGCGATGGTCGTGGCCAGGCGGCGTGCGCAGAACTGA